Sequence from the Montipora foliosa isolate CH-2021 chromosome 12, ASM3666993v2, whole genome shotgun sequence genome:
ggcttggttacTATTTCCAGTTCCGATAGTAACCAAGCCCCTccatatttcgaccgcgcgccattttcaacgcaaGAGCTTGTTtgcctaagctaaaaataacgtcGGCcattacccttaccttattgttggaaatgggTAGGAAATGCTTAGACGTATTTTAAGGGACATTTGGTGTTGATCAAATGTCAAAATTGAGCGTGCATCAGATTTCTTGCATTTCAGGACATAAGTGTGAAACTCAGCAGTTATTTATCGATCTGAGATACATTCATTCACGAAGGAATAACgttacttcttttgttttcagtaCCGGAGGATATGGCGAAGCAATGATCCAATGGTGTATGTGACGCGAAAGAAAGCGTTTACCTTGATCAGACGAGGAAAGGGACATGTCTTGTAGAAAATAGGTCGTTGATGTTCCATGTAGTCTACATTCTACCCAacaccagaaaaaaattatctaaagcatatgAAAAAAGAAGTTCAAAGTACTGCTGTTAGTTTTTTCTCGCCGATATTTTAAGCGGCCCGATAAGAAGGGAGCCGTGTTTAGCGAGCCATAGAAGGGGTATCCCCATAGCAAGTAtaactaacctgcgatcaggccgatttttagcttcgcccatatgttctctgatcgcaggttaaagTATAACCAACTGCAGAACTTTGCACAATGCCAAAAGACCTTTTTACTGATGCTCAAGTTGGTCTTAAGAAGACTGACTCTAAACAACCAACAACCTGGCAAGAATCATGCCCGCCAACTCCCTCAAAGGCAAAAGGTTCTGATACTTTAAAACGATTGCCAGCGGCTCCCAAGCAAAGTAAAGGAAGAGGGCTCTTATCTATCTCATAAACATTTGGTAGTGTTTGAGGCCCTAATGATCATGGAACTGAGCGAAGAGACAACACCGAGATGCTCTTGATTTCAAAACGGTAACAACAAAAATCACGGAAACAACATTAAACTTTTCAAGCGAATTACGTTCTCAccttaaaaaattatattttaagcTATGTTGGTACCTCGATTAATAATCACCATTACTGGAATgtattttaaaagaatattaaCAAAGAATACGGGTGTGTACCTGACATTGTGCGGGGAGAAAGATCGGCGAGAGAGGAAAGGCGAACTTTTCTCATTCAATGAcaaatgttttgatttttttagatATACATTCGTACGataactttttttcaaattgataaAACTTACCAATACTACTAAGGCCGTACTGATTTCCTTCATAGTCACTTTGTCTGCGAGTCTTGTTCCAAGCTGAATGCATATATTTATCAGGAAAATGTTCATTAACTTAGTATTGGAGCAAGTTTCCACTTCTTCAATGAAAAGAGAGCTTAATGAAGAGTTAGTCAAGTGTCTTAAAATTGCCTTACATTTAATGAAATTCGGTGAATCAGTCGAAGACCGAGAAAACTGCAATGAACGGTTTAGGTTACGTATTTGAGGGTCTCGTAATTTCCTACCGTTTAGAATTTTGCTGAAAAAAGGCAACACGGTGGTACCGCTCGACAAATAACTTCCTCTTCGATTGACAACATAAATGATGAGGGAGCAActttgtttgcgttttattgTAAATGCGTCTTACCAAGTTGAGCCACTGTCATATTACACGAGAGCACACAAAAGCAACCTCTAAAATCAGCTCTTGTTGAAGAGTAGAGCAAACAATTGCGTGCTAAGAGGTGGTCAGGTTTATCAAACTCCCCAGACAATAATTTCCCTCCGTCGGGTTATATTACCGTCTGTGGCGAAATCTAGCATTGTCATTCTGAGACTTTCCGTGGAAGAGTTGGTTTTCTTTAATGAAAAATAtattgtgaaaaacaaaaaggaaacagTCAGATAAAGCAATAATGAATTGTCACTTGTATAAACAGGTGAATCATATAAGAGAAACCCGCGACAAAGTAAATAATTGTTGCGTCAATGATTGCTTCCCATGAGAACACACTGATATCGGCCTGTGATGATTACCAATCTGATTgaagaattgctttggttttgtgaGGTGTCTGTAAACAAATTTCGTATAATAGAACTATTTCTTCACCTTATCCTGTTGAATTACGCACATCACATCGTTTTCAATAACacaaatgccttgtcaaacgcCAATACTTTGTTTAACTGTGGAATATACCAAACAGAATATTTGTTTAGGAGTTCGTGGGAGCCATGTTGAATCAATATCTATCACCAGCCATATTAGTTTTATGAAACAAATAAGATCATTTGCACAAGAACCGAATTCAATTTCCTAAATCATGGCCGCGGTGACACAAGACAACACTCTCTAATTGAAATCTGGATGCTTTGTAAACTATCGGCGGAGTATGGGGAGAAAAATCTCCTAGAGAAGAAAAGAACCGTGAAtataataagccatttccgagttcatgtctgcctacTCTTCAAAGCGGGTTTAAGTGCCAAGTTTTTcgtatgaaaattagttttcattcatatgtaaagttcgtacttagactcgctttgaagaggaggcagacacgaaactcggaaatggcctattgcaatTCCATCTCACATATGGCGTCAACAGCTGCGAATTGAATCCAACTGGGCATAATAATCTTTGTCATATCATATTCGCAGTtacttgaaaagaagtattcAAAGCGGAAGAAAATTGTGGTTGAAAAAAAGTCAATCAGTTTGCTGTGTTTTATTGAAAAAGTCTCATAATGCATTATGAAAGTCTATCCAGTCGGAATCACTCTCACGTCCGCGCGATCTCtcaggaaaagaaaacgaacaaaTGGAAAATCTATATGGTTTGCGCCAAAATGGTAAAAGGCAGACATTTCGAGGTTGCTTCCTAACTGAAGAGTTTTTCTTGCGCATGCGTCATGTTTTTCAAAAGGAAACTGACCAACACATGACGAATCTGAGAGGAGAAGGACTAAGGgtccttattggagttgagcccgcaggcacattttcttttgtttaaagctacatgcaaaagaggcttaagAATCAATTCATGACAAAATGAACCCTTGGCCTCGTTCATGTGATAACCCCGATAAGGGCTATTCAAATACACTTCAAGGCAGTTTTGAGTTCGTTTAGGTGAGATGTTTGATAACTGAAAATTGGTCTGGGTTGAAAACGGCGTCTGCCACAGTCTAAAGTGTGTCGAAAGCCAGAGCGGATCACAGGTGCAGTTTGAGTAAAAACAAGGAAAccctttttcaaaagtgacttCACTCGAATATCTGTAGAGTGGTGGGTCAATTCCACAAAACGTCTGGCTTTTTCACCATTTTGACGCACATGTTAAAGATTTTTCATTCAATTGTTGGGTTAATTTTCGTTGTGCTACAAAAGCATTTGACCgggagaaaagaaaaactgtaCATGTTGTAAAACGAGTTAAAGTGAGTTTTAATTTACAATAACAGAACGGGCGCAGTCATGCATGTTCAACAGGAATTGAATCTGAGTCTTCGCAGCTGCTGTCCTTTTCTTCCACTTCACAGAGTTGGCTTGGTTCTGTTACATTACCAACGCGATTATTACTGACCGACGAAAACATACTTGACATTATTTGTCGCAATCTGTCTGAACTTCGCTTCTTCGCCAAAGTAGGACGATGGCTTGATTCACTCTCTCCTTCAAAAACAGACTCCTCTTTAATGTCTTCCATCATGGCTTGGCGTTTACTATTCCTTTCTGGCCTTGTTTCTTGATGAATGGAGAACACATTTGTCCGCCTTTCTTtgctaggaaatccgagtgcAGCAATGACCGGCTTCTCGTGTCGATCATTACAATCCTCTTTCGGGTCGCCGTTGGCTTGACTCAATGAATTAGCGAAATTAGAGATGGCATTGCTAATGCTTGCATCATGCATTGCAGAAAATAAACTCtgtcttcgttttcttttcccAGAGGGAACAATGGATGGAGCGTCTTCCAGCTGAGCAATTCTATTTTCTATGGAAGTTTTCTGCATGTGCGAAAACAGACTTTTCCTTCTGACCCGACCTCTTGCCTGAGAGGCTTTAAATTCAACAACGGGTACATTTCCGTTGTCAATAATATTGTCTCCCGAATAGACCGTCAAAACTGTTTTCCCTGCACCATTTCCAAAATTCGAAATGTCAGTTACTTTTCCTCTGTCCCGTAATTGGTTACAGAGCATGCGCAATTTACGAAATGCCGAGCAACCGGGTGATGTATCAAATATTTGCGACTGCGAATCAATTTCGGAGATATCATTGACAGCTGCCTTTACACGAGTTCGTTTGGCGCTGACGGTGAATATAAGGACGCATGTTGCTACCTCACCCGAACGAAAAAGAGTTTGAAGAGTGAACCAATGCCACGCATCTACAAAAGTAATGTCAGTATAAACTCCAAATACGCTCACCATGGTGTAGATCATAACCCCGCAAATGAAGAAATTGGCAACTCCCGAGGCGTAAATCAGAAAGATGTATATTTTGTCTGCTTTATCCTTTTCTTGTTTATGACTGAACAGTTTCTTGTCAAGCATATAAGCGAGCCGCACATAACCAGCACCCAAAGTAATTCCCCACACGCTAAAAAACACTTGACACAATAAAATCATCAATTTGGCCTCCATGTACATTGAAACTATTGTATCTGTGACGATTACAAGCACAAAGTGAACTGCAATTACTATGGAAATTGTTCTGAACTTTTGAAATATTGGCGGTGCTACAGATACTCTGGAAGTCTCCACAAGGGCCAAAATAATTAGGCTGTCGGAAGCAGTCAAACAAGGTCCTCCGATTGACCATAACAGGCGCATAAAAAATATGGCATTTATTAAGTCCCCTTGGTGATAGGGATCGAAAAACAGAACAAAAGATCTCGTTATTCCAAACAGAAGGACCATGGCGTTTAAACATACACTCAGGTACTTGCGTCCCAGACCGTCGTAAATATTTAACACTACATAATATCCAGCATAAACCCCAATGATGAGAAATGCAGTGGCAAATAGATACACGTGTATGGGCCATGCAGCCTTCCACAGTTTAAAGGCCTTTTCCCATTCAGGCCCAGGTTCTGGCCACGTCTCTGGTTGCGCGGTTGGCTCTGACCAAATTTCGCCCTCTGCCTCGGGTTCCGATTCACCATTTGGTGTAGGGTGGCTTTCAGACAGAGGTATCTCCGAGGCACCAATGGAAATCTCTCTCTCAGGACTAGGCTGATTGGTTGAGTGGGTGGTTGCGACAGATGAATCGTTTTGAAGTGAAGCTTTACTGTAAGAACTAGGAGTAAATGGTCGTGAATTTGTAGAACTGAGGCTTACTAGAAATAGAAAATAATAGATTTTTTAGAAACTGCGCTTTCAACTTTCGCCGATACCTCAAtaactgaatgaaaaaaaaaagcctgcgAGCACTTACGAGGTCGTATTAACTCCGTACAGAATCGTTCTTTAGTGTTGTACTTCCAATATTTTGATTATTCTATTTCATACTATTTACGCGAACAAATCACTGTGGAGATGTTTTACAAACTGCAAGCCGTTTTCTGCAAACCCTACCGTACAAGAGGGCCAGAAGCATGCGCTCAGCCTTTCCTATGTACATTTCCAGATCCatccgtttcttttggtcacatGGACGGAGAAACGAAgggatcacgtgaccaaaagaaaagtagggCTTTGCCGGGACGAGAATAGGAAATTGCTTTTGTTTGCGGAAAACTGCTTCAGATTGAAAACATCATTTTAGTGAACGTTTCTGGGTAGGATAAGCTAAGGAAAAACGCCACAAGGAAAGGGTG
This genomic interval carries:
- the LOC137978782 gene encoding uncharacterized protein, giving the protein MQIWIYLILLAWQETFNEAKAFIVMVHNVERREINTEPISASASFSSSINVSLSSTNSRPFTPSSYSKASLQNDSSVATTHSTNQPSPEREISIGASEIPLSESHPTPNGESEPEAEGEIWSEPTAQPETWPEPGPEWEKAFKLWKAAWPIHVYLFATAFLIIGVYAGYYVVLNIYDGLGRKYLSVCLNAMVLLFGITRSFVLFFDPYHQGDLINAIFFMRLLWSIGGPCLTASDSLIILALVETSRVSVAPPIFQKFRTISIVIAVHFVLVIVTDTIVSMYMEAKLMILLCQVFFSVWGITLGAGYVRLAYMLDKKLFSHKQEKDKADKIYIFLIYASGVANFFICGVMIYTMVSVFGVYTDITFVDAWHWFTLQTLFRSGEVATCVLIFTVSAKRTRVKAAVNDISEIDSQSQIFDTSPGCSAFRKLRMLCNQLRDRGKVTDISNFGNGAGKTVLTVYSGDNIIDNGNVPVVEFKASQARGRVRRKSLFSHMQKTSIENRIAQLEDAPSIVPSGKRKRRQSLFSAMHDASISNAISNFANSLSQANGDPKEDCNDRHEKPVIAALGFPSKERRTNVFSIHQETRPERNSKRQAMMEDIKEESVFEGESESSHRPTLAKKRSSDRLRQIMSSMFSSVSNNRVGNVTEPSQLCEVEEKDSSCEDSDSIPVEHA